Proteins encoded by one window of Candidatus Bathyarchaeum sp.:
- a CDS encoding winged helix-turn-helix domain-containing protein produces the protein MSARVRPLKYLLGWLIAGSRGGLTRAKILEILHEQPQNANQLAASIEMDYRTIRHHLKVLEKNRLITSAGDGYGNTYFLSVDLEENYILFEEIVNKLWKKQKKEKKK, from the coding sequence ATGTCTGCTCGTGTTCGTCCTTTGAAGTATTTGCTTGGTTGGCTTATTGCCGGAAGCAGGGGGGGATTGACTAGAGCAAAAATACTTGAAATCTTACATGAGCAACCTCAAAATGCAAATCAATTGGCGGCTTCAATTGAAATGGATTATCGCACGATTCGGCATCATTTGAAGGTTTTAGAAAAAAACCGTTTAATCACTTCTGCGGGCGATGGATACGGTAACACGTATTTTTTGTCTGTTGATTTGGAAGAAAATTACATTCTTTTTGAAGAAATTGTGAACAAATTATGGAAAAAACAAAAAAAGGAGAAAAAGAAGTGA